From a single Variovorax paradoxus genomic region:
- a CDS encoding prolyl oligopeptidase family serine peptidase — MKKFTMLAAASVVLSGCGGGGSNGYAFIPAPAAPPPAQATVTDDCAALPGATAAPSSAALPLVLQTINVNGEDRQYYEYAPRDVAALRDQDARGVEVVVSLHRAGQSAEDNARLTGWPTLAEEKGFVAIFPVAKPTGWNTAKDTARSDDHAFIVAAAAAVRTRHGLPSTMSTFLTGAGSGGAMAQELAMRELGVMATGVASFGAAAEPATLNLSAESLPKTAMAVWQFQCGADPFAKQTGFWRQANATDAQNQQAVGDLPTVTDFVKDNPVQQVRLSRLDRPAESAAISRLVWEELFGKVVRFPDNKSYNGTLHAEKSIADMGLTETIKSLRPGEPRRWLTYVPPQYQKLVAEGKKLPLLFSFHGRNGSARFQAQISEWHDVARDEGFIVVYPHGLKATWTTSIDADNPDVQFFLDLLAEMKKTYQIDDGRVFLNGSSQGTALTNRIAVQHPQLFAAIAPCYSGHLSAASYANAIVRTDIALPVWQCRGEQELPTEFPGGTAGETAARTFWRETVNQNFSSPAIAIDGRRTTEIWNSGRAEYRWQITSDIGHAWHPGQARKMWDEMLKRYRRNPDGSLQHL; from the coding sequence ATGAAGAAATTCACGATGCTTGCGGCTGCATCGGTCGTGCTCTCAGGATGCGGTGGTGGCGGGTCGAACGGATACGCCTTCATTCCTGCCCCTGCGGCACCTCCGCCAGCCCAGGCGACGGTGACCGACGACTGCGCCGCCTTGCCGGGCGCGACAGCCGCCCCTTCCTCAGCAGCACTTCCACTGGTCCTGCAGACAATCAACGTCAATGGCGAGGATCGGCAGTATTACGAGTACGCGCCCCGCGACGTCGCCGCCCTTCGCGACCAGGATGCCAGAGGTGTGGAAGTGGTCGTCTCGTTGCATCGGGCGGGGCAATCCGCGGAAGACAACGCCCGTCTCACCGGCTGGCCCACGCTCGCCGAAGAGAAGGGCTTCGTCGCGATCTTTCCGGTGGCCAAGCCAACAGGCTGGAACACGGCCAAGGACACGGCCCGATCCGACGACCACGCGTTCATCGTCGCAGCGGCCGCAGCCGTGCGCACGCGCCACGGGCTTCCGTCGACGATGTCCACTTTCCTGACCGGCGCAGGATCCGGCGGCGCGATGGCGCAAGAGCTTGCCATGCGCGAGCTCGGCGTCATGGCCACCGGCGTCGCGTCGTTCGGCGCCGCCGCCGAACCGGCAACGCTCAATCTCTCCGCGGAAAGTCTGCCCAAGACCGCCATGGCCGTCTGGCAGTTCCAGTGCGGCGCCGACCCATTTGCCAAGCAGACGGGCTTCTGGCGGCAGGCGAATGCGACGGATGCACAAAACCAGCAGGCAGTTGGCGACCTTCCGACGGTGACGGATTTCGTGAAGGACAACCCGGTCCAGCAAGTCAGGCTGTCACGGCTCGACCGTCCGGCGGAGTCGGCCGCGATCTCGAGGCTGGTCTGGGAAGAGCTGTTCGGCAAGGTGGTGCGCTTCCCGGACAACAAGTCCTACAACGGAACGCTGCATGCGGAAAAAAGCATCGCGGACATGGGGCTCACGGAAACGATCAAGAGCCTGCGCCCGGGCGAGCCGCGGCGCTGGTTGACGTATGTCCCTCCGCAATATCAGAAGCTGGTGGCGGAAGGAAAGAAGCTTCCGCTGCTGTTCTCGTTTCACGGCCGCAATGGGTCGGCTCGCTTCCAGGCGCAGATCTCGGAGTGGCACGACGTTGCGCGCGACGAAGGCTTCATCGTTGTGTATCCGCATGGTCTCAAGGCGACCTGGACGACATCGATCGATGCAGACAATCCCGACGTCCAGTTCTTCCTCGACCTGCTCGCGGAGATGAAGAAGACCTACCAGATCGACGATGGCCGTGTCTTCCTGAACGGATCGTCGCAGGGTACCGCGCTCACGAACCGCATCGCGGTCCAACACCCGCAACTGTTCGCAGCGATCGCGCCTTGCTACTCGGGGCACCTCTCGGCCGCCAGCTATGCGAACGCCATTGTGCGAACCGACATCGCGCTGCCGGTGTGGCAATGCCGGGGGGAGCAGGAACTGCCGACCGAATTCCCCGGGGGCACCGCGGGCGAAACGGCCGCGAGGACGTTCTGGCGTGAAACCGTCAACCAGAACTTCTCCTCGCCGGCCATTGCGATCGACGGGCGGCGCACGACCGAGATCTGGAACAGCGGGCGCGCGGAGTACCGCTGGCAGATCACGTCGGACATCGGCCATGCGTGGCATCCGGGCCAGGCCCGAAAGATGTGGGACGAGATGCTCAAGCGCTATCGACGCAACCCCGATGGCTCCTTGCAACACCTTTGA